The genomic stretch GGAACGTGGCAAAAGAGAAGCGTAAGGCTAAGGTAAAGAAGCGCAAGCTTGCCCTGAATGTGACCTCGGGCATCGCCCACATCCAGGCCACATTCAACAACACGATCATCTCGATCACGGACATGCAGGGCAATGTGATTTCGTGGTCCAGCGCGGGTCAGGCGGGCTTTTCGGGCTCGCGCAAGAGCACGGCGTTCGCCGCCCAGGTGGCCGCCGAGCAGGCCGGCAAGAAGGCTCTCGACATGGGGCTGCGCGAAGTGCGCGCCTATGTGAACGGGCCCGGCGCGGGCCGCGAGTCCTCGATTCGCGCGATTCAGGCCTGCGGGCTGACGGTCACGCTGATCCGTGACGTGACCCGCATCCCGCACAACGGGTGCCGCGCCCCGAAACGGCGGCGGGTCTGAGGCGGCCGGCCCCCGGTTCCACGGGGAACGGGGCCGCCTTCGCCGCGCCCCCCCGGCGGGGGCGCGCAGTGTCATCTGAGGCTCCAGCGTTGAAAGGCGTGAACCGATGATTAACAAAGAATTCACCATCCCAAAATCCTTCAAGATCGAGGGCGCCCCGGACGGGAAATCCGCCCGGGTAGTGGTGGAGCCCTTCGAGCGGGGATACGGCACGACCGTGGGCAACTC from Candidatus Hydrogenedentota bacterium encodes the following:
- the rpsK gene encoding 30S ribosomal protein S11, with amino-acid sequence MAKEKRKAKVKKRKLALNVTSGIAHIQATFNNTIISITDMQGNVISWSSAGQAGFSGSRKSTAFAAQVAAEQAGKKALDMGLREVRAYVNGPGAGRESSIRAIQACGLTVTLIRDVTRIPHNGCRAPKRRRV